The window ATCGCGACCGCCCCCGGCAAGACCGAGCAGGTCGCCGAGCAGCTGGACGCGGTCAAGGGCGGCTCCGTGGGCCGCACCTACGACAAGCTCGGCTACGTCCGCGCCACGGTCCCGACCAAGCGCGCCGACTCGGCCATCTCGGCCGCCGCGAAGCTCTCCTCCGTGCAGGGCATCGACCTGCGCCACGAGATCGTCCTCGACGACCCCTCGCCGGCCGCGGACACCGCGAAGGGCGCGAAGACGCAGGGCACGGTCGCCGAGACCTACCCCGGCCCGGACAAGAACACCCCCGCCAAGAACCCGTACAACCCGTCCTTCGAGACGGGCGCCGTGGACTTCGTGCGGAAGAACCCGACGGCCGACGGCCGGGACATCACCATCGGCGTCCTGGACTCCGGCGTCGACCTCGGGCACCCGGCGCTGCAGAAGACGACCACCGGCGAGCGCAAGATCGTCGACTGGGTGACGTCCACCGACCCGATCGTCGACAACGACCTCAGCTGGCGTCCGATGACGAACTCGGTCTCCGGACCGACGTTCACCTTCGGCGGCCGCACCTGGACCGCTCCCGCGGGCACCTACTCCGTCAACACCTTCCGCGAGTCCGCCACTGCGGGCGGCGACGCGGCGGGCGACGTGAACCGCGACGGCGACACCACCGACGCGTGGGGCGTGCTCTACGACGCGGCGGCCGGCACGGTCACCGTCGACGTCAACCAGAACTTCGACTTCCGCGACGACAAGCCGATGAAGCCGTACAAGGACGGCTACCAGATCGGCTACTTCGGCACGGACGACCCGGCGACCGACGTCGCCGAGCGTCAGCCGTTCGTCGTGGAGTACCGCAAGGACGTCCCGATGGACCCCTTCGGGGGCGACTGGGTCGGCAAGAAGGCCGACTTCGTCAACATCGGCCTCATCTCCAGCGAGCACGGCACCCACGTCGCCGGCATCACCGCCGCGAACGGGCTGTTCGGCGGCAAGATGAACGGCGCCGCCCCCGGCGCGAAGATCGTCTCGTCCCGCGCCTGCGAGTTCGGCCCCGGCTGCACCAACGTGGCGCTCACCGAGGGCATGATCGACCTCGTCGTCAACCGCGGCGTCGACATCGTCAACATGTCCATCGGCGGCCTCCCGGCGCTGAACGACGGCAACAACGCGCGCGCCGAGCTGTACACGCGCCTCATCGACACCTACGGCGTCCAGCTGGTCATCTCGGCCGGCAACTCGGGCCCCGGCGCCAACACCATCGGCGACCCCGGTCTGGCCGACAAGGTGATCTCGGTCGGCGCGTCCATCTCCAAGGAGACCTGGGCCTCGAACTACGGCTCCGAGGTCGCCAAGGGCTACCAGCTGTTCAACTTCTCCTCGCGCGGCCCGCGTGAGGACGGCGGCTTCACCCCGACCCTGGTGGCCCCCGGCGCCGCGGTCAACACCGCCCAGACCTGGCTGCCCGGCGTCATCGCCCCCGAGGCCGGGTACACCCTGCCGGCCGGCTACCAGATGCTGAACGGCACCTCGATGGCCTCCCCGCAGGCGGCCGGTGCCTCCGCGCTGCTGCTCAGCGCCGCGAAGCAGAAGGGCATCGCCCTGCCGCCCGCGAAGCTGCGCACCGCGCTGACCTCGACCGCGGACCACATCCGCCGCGTGCAGGCGTACGCCGAGGGCGCGGGCCTGATGGACATCGAGGCCGCCTGGAAGTCGATCAAGGCGGGCGCCTCGGCGCACGAGTACACCGTCAAGGCCCCCGTCGACACGGCGATCGACTTCGCGCTGAAGACCCCGGGCTTCGGCACCGGCGTCTACGACCGCGAGGGCGGCCTGAAGGCCGGGCAGACGAAGACGTACGACGTCACCGTCACCCGCACCACCGGCGCCGACAAGGCGATCGCGCACGACCTGCGCCTCAAGAACGACGAGAACGACGCGTTCTCGATCGTCGGCGGCGACACGGTCTCCCTGCCGCTGAACAAGCCGGTCACCGTGAAGATCGCCGCCAAGCCCGAAGAGGCCGGCATCAGCAGCGTGATCCTGGAGGTCGACGACCCGAAGACCGTGGGCGTCGACAAGCAGATCCTCAGCACGGTGGTCGTCTCCAAGCCGCTGAAGTACACCCACGCGGTGTCCGGCACGGTCCAGCGCAACGCCTTCAAGTCGTACTTCGTCACCGTCCCCGAGGGCGCCAAGTCCCTTGAGGTCGCGATCGGCGGTCTGAAGGACAAGAGCCAGACCCGCTTCATCGCCAACCACCCGTACGGTGTCGCGGTCGAGAGCACCAGCTCCCTGACCTGCTACAACAACTACCTCGACGGCAACGGCTGCAAGCCGGACGTGCGCTCGTACGCCAACCCGCAGCCCGGTGTCTGGGAGTTCGAGGTCGAGTCGCGCCGGACGTCTCCGCTGCTCGACAACCCCTTCAAGCTCGACTTCGCGGTGTACGGGGCGAACTTCGACCCCGAGGTCGTCACCGTGCCCGAGGCCAAGGTCGGCACCCCGACCGCCGCCTCCTGGAAGGTGATCAACAAGCTCGCCCCCATCGAGGGCAAGCTGACGGGCGGCCCGCTCGGCTCGGCCAAGTCCGACCGGCCGACCATCGCCACCGGTGCCACCCAGACCTCCACGGTCACGGTGCCCGCGGGCGCCGAGTCCCTGGACGTCTCCATCGGCAACACGGCCGACACGGGCGCCGACCTCGACCTGTACGTCTACGACGCCGCGGGCACCCAGGTCGGCAGCTCCGCGGACGGCGACTCCGAGGAGTCCGTCTCCCTGCCGTCGCCGGCCGCCGGTACCTACACCATCGAGGTCGTCGGCTACGCGGTCCCGTCCGGGTCCACCGCGTACGACTACCGCGACGTGTTCTTCTCCTCCGCCCTCGGCGAGGTGAAGGTCGCGGGTGCCACCGTCAAGCTCGGCACGGGTGAGTCGACCACCGTCTCCGGTGACGTCGTCGCGGCCGCGCAGGCCCCGGCCGGCCGGGAGTTCTTCGGCCAGGTCCAGCTGGTCAACGCGCGCGGCACCGCCGCGGGCACCGGCAGCGTGCGGATCGAGAAGGTCACGCCGTAGTGCGCCGGTAGTGCGTGAGTGACGAAGGGGCGGGTGTCCACCAGGACACCCGCCCCTTCGGCGTTCAGCGGGTCACTCGCACGACAGCTTCTCCGATGCGGGCAGCGCCGCCTCCATCCAGGCCCGCTCGTGGGCGATCTGCGCCTCCTTCGTCGTCCAGACGTCCGGGTGGGCGCTGTCCTCGGGGATGCCCACGAGGACGTGGTCGCCCTGCTTCAGCCGGGGATCGACGTCCTGGTCCATGGGGAAGACGATCCGCTCCCCGCCCTTGTCGGGCTTGATCCAGTGGTCCACCTCGACGGTGATCCGGTCCTGCGCGGCGCCGGGGACCGGCTCGACCTCGGTGACGGTGCCCTCGACGATGAGGCGGGCACAGGCGACGTACCCCTCCCGGCTGAGCGAGGCCGAGTCGCCGCCGCCGTCCCCCTCGCGGGCGTCGCCGTCGTCGCGCCCCGCCGACTCCTGGGACACACCCGAGTCGGCGGACGACTTCGTGTCCGCCGCGTCGCCGCCCTGCATGACACCCCAGCCCACGCCGAGGACCACGGAGGCGACCGCCGCGGCGGCGAGGGTGCCGAAGGTGATCCTCAGGACGCGCCGGGCACGGTCCGGCCGCGGCAGCAGGGGCGTCACCGACGCGGTGGGGGCCGGCGCGATCCCGGACACCCGCCCGGGGTCCGTCCGTGCACCGGCCGCGTCCCCCGGCCGCGCGGCCGCGGGTCGCCCCGGCGGAGCCCCGGCCAGGGCGTCGTCGCCGGTCACCGCCAGCGCCTCGCCGATGATCCCCAGTTGCTCCCGCAGCAGCGCGACATCGGCGGCGGCCGTGTCCCGCGCCGCCATGAACTCCGCGTCCCGCAGCGCCTCTTCGGGCAGCGGATCGTCGAGGAGGGCGGCCATCAGCGCGTCCACACCGGCGTGGACGGGGCCGTCGTGACCGGTGTCGTCGTACCGCCGAGCGCCGTCGTGACCGCTGTCGTCGCACGACCGAGCGCCCTCGTGTTCGTCGTCGGCGCGGCGCGCGCCGTCACCGGGGGCGAGGCCCTCACGGGCACCGTCCCCGCGAGCGAGGCCGTCTCGCTCGACGCCGTCCCGCGCGACGTCCTCGTACTCGGCGTCGCGCCTGCTGTCGTCCCGGGCGGCCACGTCACACCACCTCGTCCTCGTGCAGGCGGGTGCGCAGGGCGCGGACCGCCGAGTGGAGCCTGCTCTTGACCGTGCCCTCGGGGATACCGAGTTCGTCGGCGATCCCGCGCACCGGCAGGTCGGCGTAGAAGCGCAGGACGAGGACCTGACGCAGGGCGTCGGGCAGCTCGTCCAGGCCTCGGGCGACGGCGAGCGAGAGCACGCTGGAGTCCTCCCCCGAAGGCAGCTCGTGCTGGCGCAGCGAGGCCAGACGCTCCCCCAGGCGCTCCTGGCGCCGCTTGGCGCGGTGCCAGTCCATCGCCAGGTTGGAGGCGACCACCGCCGCCCACGCCGACACGTCCCGCGGTGCCTCCTGGCCGTTCGCGGCCCGCTCCAGCAGCCGCAGCCGTACCTGCTGTACCCCGTCCAGCAGGTCCGACTGCGGCACACCGCCGAGCGCGAGCACCGCCCGCACCCGCCGCTCCTGGGCCTCGTCCAGCGGGTCGTGCGCCTCCCGGACGCTCGCGGCCTCCCGGACGCTGTCGACGTGGCGCGCCTTTCTGCGCAGCACAGTCCCCCCTCCCCTCCCGCGTTTCCCCTACGACGCCGACCCGGGCCGAAACGTTCGGCGGGTTCGGCCCGGCTTTCCCGGCGGAGCGCAGAGGCGTACGTCACACCTTCGCGTGCGCCCGGATGCCGTGGGCAGGGTCGAGGCAGCACAGCTTGCGGTACGGGGCCACCGTAGGGCGAATTTCTCCAGCTCAGCCGGGGTGGCGGCCAAAGAAGCGGTCCCGGTGGCAGGGTCTGCCGCGTCCCGTCCGTCGGACCAGCCGGTCAATCGATTGGACAGGCGGGCCCGGCCTGACCGCATGATGGAAAGGCCTCGGCCATGCCGCAGACACACCAGAGCCATGTAGAAGGAGTCGCCGTGAGGGTCGGAATCGTCGGAGCCACCGGTCAGGTCGGCACGGTCATGCGCAGGATCCTCAAGGACCGCGACTTCCCGACGAGCGAGCTGCGCCTGTTCGCGTCCGCCCGCTCGGCCGGTTCGGTCGTCGACGGCGTGACGGTCGAGGACGCGGCGACGGCCGACTACTCCGGCCTCGACATCGTCCTGTTCTCCGCGGGCGGCGCAACCTCGAAGGCGCTGGCCGAGAAGGTGGCCTCGCAGGGCGCGGTCGTGATCGACAACTCCTCCGCGTGGCGCCGCGACCCCGAGGTACCGCTGGTCGTCTCCGAGGTGAACCCGCACGCGATCACCGACCGCCCCAAGGGCATCATCGCCAACCCGAACTGCACGACGATGGCCGCGATGCCGGTCCTGCGTCCGCTGCACGAGGAGGCGGGTCTCGAAGCCCTCGTCGTCGCCACCTACCAGGCGGTGTCCGGCTCCGGCGTGGCGGGCGTCGCCGAGCTGCACGGCCAGGTCCAGAAGGTCGTCGGGGACGCGGACAAGCTGACGCACGACGGCTCCGCGGTCGACTTCCCCGAGCCGGGCGTCTACCAGCGGCCCATCGCCTTCAACGTCGTCCCCCTCGCCGGCTCGATCGTCGACGACGGTCTGCACGAGACGGACGAGGAGCAGAAGCTCCGCCACGAGTCCCGCAAGATCCTGGAGATCCCCGGCCTCAAGGTCTCCGGCACCTGCGTCCGCGTCCCGGTCTTCTCCGGCCACTCCCTCCAGGTGAACGCCCGCTTCGCGCGCCCGATCACGGTGGAGCGCGCGACGGAGCTGCTGGCCGGCGCCCCCGGCGTCGCCCTCTCCGAGATCCCGACCCCCCTGCAGGCCGCCGGCCAGGACCCCTCCTTCGTGGGTCGCATCCGCGCCGACGAGACGGTGGACAACGGCCTGGCCCTCTTCGTCTCCAACGACAACCTCCGCAAGGGCGCCGCGCTGAACGCGGTCCAGATCGCGGAGCTGGTGGCGGCGGAGCTGAGCGAGTAGGCGGACGGTACGCGAGGAAGGGGCGCCCACCGGATGGCGGTGGGCGCCCCTTCGCGTGTGCGGAGGACGGGGTACGGATGTTCGCGCGGGAATCGGCATCCGTGCGAGGACACCGGTCATGGAAGGATGGCGCGACCCACACATACCGAGGAGATGACCGCGTGCCTGGCACAAACCTGACCCGCGACGAGGCTCAGCAGCGGGCGGCGCTGCTCACCGTCGACTCGTACGAGATCGATCTCGACCTCTCCGGCGCGCAGAGCGGGGGAGGCACCTACCGGTCCGTGACCACCGTGCGCTTCGACGTCACGGAGGACGGCGCGACGTCCTTCATCGACCTGGTGGCCCCGACCGTCCACGAGGTGACCCTCAACGGCGACGCGCTGGACCCGGCGGAGGTCTTCGCGGACTCCCGGATCGCGCTTCCCGGGCTGCTCCAGGGCCGCAACATCCTGCGGGTCGTGGCCGACGCCGCGTACACCAACACGGGCGAGGGCCTGCACCGGTTCGTGGACCCGGTCGACGACCAGGCGTACCTGTACACGCAGTTCGAGGTCCCCGACGCCCGCCGTGTCTTCGCGAGCTTCGAGCAGCCGGACCTGAAGGCCACGTTCCAGTTCACCGTGAAGGCCCCGACGGGCTGGACCGTCATCTCGAACTCGCCGACTCCGGAGCCCAAGGACGACGTCTGGGTCTTCGAGCCGACGCCCCGGATCTCCACGTACATCACGGCGCTCATCGTCGGCCCGTACCACTCGGTGCACAGCGTGTACGAGAAGGACGGGCAGAGTGTGCCGCTCGGCATCTACTGCCGGCCGTCCCTCGCCGAGCACCTGGACTCCGACGCGATCTTCGAGGTCACCCGGCAGGGCTTCGAGTGGTTCCAGGAGAAGTTCGACTACGCGTACCCGTTCAAGAAGTACGACCAGCTGTTCGTGCCGGAGTTCAACGCGGGCGCGATGGAGAACGCGGGCGCGGTGACCATCCGCGACCAGTACGTCTTCCGCTCGAAGGTGACGGACGCGGCGTACGAGGTCCGCGCCGAGACCATCCTCCACGAGCTGGCCCACATGTGGTTCGGCGACCTGGTGACGATGGAGTGGTGGAACGACCTGTGGCTGAACGAGTCGTTCGCCACCTACACCTCGATCGCCTGCCAGGCCGACGCCCCCGGCTCGCGCTGGCCGCACTCGTGGACCACGTTCGCCAACTCCATGAAGACCTGGGCGTACCGGCAGGACCAGCTGCCGTCCACGCACCCGATCATGGCGGAGATCCGCGACCTGGACGACGTGCTCGTCAACTTCGACGGCATCACCTACGCGAAGGGCGCCTCCGTCCTGAAGCAGCTCGTCGCGTACGTCGGGCAGGACGAGTTCTTCCGGGGCGTGCAGGCCTACTTCAAGGCGCACGCGTACGGCAACACGCGCCTGTCCGACCTGCTGGGCTCCCTGGAGAAGACCTCCGGCCGCGATCTGAAGGCCTGGTCGAAGGCGTGGCTGGAGACGGCGGGCATCAACGTCCTGCGCCCCGAGATCGAGACGGACGAGCACGGGGTCGTCACCGCGTTCGCGATCCGCCAGGAGGCCCCGGCGCTGCCCGCGGGCGCGAAGGGCGAGCCGACGCTGCGTCCGCACCGCATCGCGGTCGGCCTGTACGAACTCGACGACGACAGCGGCAAGCTGATCCGCGACGAGCGCGTCGAGCTGGACGTCGACGGTGAACTGACCGCCGTGCCCCAGCTGGTGGGCCGCCGCCGCCCGGCCGTGGTCCTCCTCAACGACGACGACCTGTCGTACGCGAAGGTCCGCCTCGACGAGCGGTCGCTCGCGTTCGTCACCGAGCACCTCGGCGACTTCGAGGCCTCCCTCCCCCGCGCGCTGTGCTGGGCCTCGGCCTGGGACATGACACGTGACGCGGAGCTGGCGACCCGGGACTACCTGTCGCTCGTCCTGTCGGGCATCGGCAAGGAGTCCGACATCGGTGTCGTCCAGTCGCTGCACCGCCAGGTGAAGCTGGCGATCGAGCTGTACGCCGACCCCACGGCCCGCGAGGCGCTGCTGACCCGCTGGACGGACGCCACGCTCGCGCATCTGCGTGCCGCGGCCGCCGGTTCCGACCACCAGCTGGCCTGGGCACGCGCGTTCGCCGCGACCGCGCGGACGCCCGAGCAGCTGGACCTGCTGGAGGCGCTGCTGGAGGGCACGCAGACGATCGAGGGCCTGGCCGTCGACACCGAGCTGCGCTGGTCCCTCGTACAGCGGCTCGCGACGGTGGGCCGCTACGACGAGGCGGAGATCGCCGGCGAGTACGAGCGCGACCGGACCGCCGCCGGTGAGCGCCACGCGGCCACCGCCCGCGCCTCCCGTCCGACCGCCGAGGCCAAGGCCGAGGCCTGGGCGCAGGTCATCGAGTCGGACAAGCTCCCCAACGCGCTGCAGGAAGCGGTGATCGGCGGCTTCGTCCAGACCGACCAGCGCGACCTCCTGGCCGCCTACACCGACCCGTACTTCGAGGTGGTGAAGGACATCTGGGAGTCCCGCTCGCACGAGATCGCCCAGCAGATCGCGATCGGCCTCTACCCGTCGGTCCAGGTCTCGGCCGACACCCTGCACAAGACGGACGCCTGGCTGACCGCCGCCGAGCCCAACGCGGCCCTCCGCCGCCTGATCTCGGAGGCCCGCTCGGGCGTGGAGCGAGCGCTGCGGGCCCAGGCCGCGGACGCGGCGGCGGCCGCGGAGTAGCGACCGCCGCTCGTACGACGACGGGGCGCCCGGTGAGAGATCACCGGGCGCCCCTGTCGTTCGTCAGCGGCCGGGGCGGCCGACGAGCGGGGCCTGCGACTCGCCGCCGTGCCGCGGCCGAGGCATGTGTCCTCCCCCGTCGGCCGGCGTCGGCGTGCGGGGCCGGAGCTGGCCGGCGATCGTCGCGCCGAAGGCGACGGCCATGCCGAGCAGCTGGAGGGGGCCGAGGGACTGGCCGAGCGCCGCCCAGCCGACGACGGCGGCGGTGAGGGGGGACAGGGGGCCGAGGAAGGTGACCTGGGTGGCGGAGAGGCGGCCGATGCCACGGAACCAGAGCCAGTAGGAGACGGCGGTGTTGCCCAGCATGAGGTAGAGGTAGCCGCCGATCGCCGGGCCGTCCAGGGCCGGGGGCGCGCCCTCGACCAGCAGGGCGAGCGGGGCGATCAGGAGGCCGCCCGCGGTCAGCTGCCAGCCGGTGAGGGCGAGGGGGCTGACGCCGGCCGGGCGCCCCCACCGCTTGGTGAGGACCGTGCCGGTGGACATGGAGACGGTGGACGCGAGCGCCGCGAGCAGTCCGACCGGGTCCAGCGCACCCGCCGCCTTCAGGACGACCAGACTGACGCCGAGGGCCGCGGCGATGCCGGTGAGCAGCGTGCGTAGGGTCGGCCGGTCGCCCAGCAGCAGGGCCGCCAGTCCCGCGACGAACAGGGGCCCGGTCGAGCCGACCACCGCCGCCATGCCGCCCGGCAGCCGGTACGCGGAGAGGAAGAGCAGCGGGAAGAAGGCGCCGATGTTCAGCGCGCCCAGCACCGCGGCCTTCCACCACCAGACCCCGCGCGGCAGCGTGCGCGAGATCGCCAGGAGCAGCAGGCCCGCAGGGAGCGCCCGCACCAGGCCGGTGAACAGGGGGCGGTCGGCCGGCAGGAACTCCGTCGTCACGGCGTAGGTGGTGCCCCAGGAGAGGGGGGCGAGCGCGGTCAGGGCGATGAGGGGGAGGCGACTGGCGGTGTGCGTGCTGTGCGTGCTGTGCGCGGTGTGCGCGGTCATGGGACGCGTCCTTCGCGGCGGGGAGGGCGGCTCGGTCGGCAGGGCGGGGCGTCGAGTAACTTGCTTGCGATTAGCTTAGCGCTAAGCCACTTTCCCTCAAGCTACTTTCTTGCGGCCGACCCGTCGGCATCCGATACTCACCCCATGAACGCGCGCCCCGAGCCCGACAGGCCCCTTCGCGACCCCGTCGACACGATCGTCGACCAGTGGGCCGTGGCCCGGCCCGACCTGGACACCACCGCGATGGAGGTGTTCGGCCGGGTCTACCGGCTCTCGCGGGCGCTGGGAGACCGGATGGAGAAGGCGTACGCCCGGTTCGGGATCTCACGCGGCGAGTTCGACGTGCTCGCGACCCTGCGGCGGTCCGGGGAGCCGTACACCCTCTCGCCCCGCGAGCTCTCCGCCACCCTCATGCTCACCACCGGCGGGATGACCGGCCGGCTCGACAAGCTCGAACGCGCGCAGCTGCTCCGCCGCTCCCCCGACCCGCACGACCGCCGGGCCCTTCAGGTCACCCTCACCGACGAGGGGCTGCGCCTGATCGACGAGGCGGTCGTGGCGGGCGTGGCCGTCCAGACCGAGGCGCTGTCCGCCCTGGACGACGAACAGGCCGGCCAACTGGCCGGCCTGCTGAGGCTGCTGGTGGTGGGCACGGGGTCATGAGGGAACGCGTCGAGGGCACCCCCCGGCGCGCGGGTGTGCGCGTGCGCCGGGGGTGCCCTCGATGGAACGTCTCAGCGAGGTGGAGCGGAGGTGGTCAGGCCTTCGCCTTGGCCTTGGCCTTCGGCTGACGGTCCGTCGATCCGTCCAGGACCCACACGAGGCCGGCGATCACGGCGAACAGGCCGATCGGCGCCACCACGAAGAGGCCGAGCGTCTCGATCACGCTGAGGCCCGGGCCCGGGTCGTCGCCGTCGTCGGGCGTCACCGCGAGGGCGGGGGACGACATGAGCAGCATCATCAGCGTCGTACCGGCAGCCAGGGCGCCGGCGCGCAGGGCGTTCTTCTTGTCCACGCGCTAAAGGTAACGAACGTGCGGGGGGTTCGCTCGGGCGGGGGGCGCCTAAAGGGGGTGTCGGGGGCGCCCAAGGGGGTGGGGGTGGCGGCTTCGTCTGGCGGGTGCGGCTCCGGTGGGGGCCGTTCGCGCAGTTCCCCGCGCCCCTGAAAAGCAGGGGCTGCGCCCCGTGCTTTTCAGGCCCGCAGGCTGCGTGGGTTTCAGGCCCGCAGGGGCCTGGGCCTTTAGGGGCGCGGGGAACTGCGCGACCAGCCCCCACGCACCCGCACCCGCCGACGCACCCGCACCCCCGAGCCATGAGGCACCCCCGGGCCATGAGGCGCCCCCGAGCTACGACACCCCCCGCAGCACATCCACCAGCGCGTACAGGCGGGGCGACGCCGCCAGATCCTCCAGCGTCGCCGGACGGCCCTCCGCGTCGGCGATCGGCAGACGCCAGTTCGGATACTGATCCCACGTGCCGGGCAGGTTCTGCGGACGGCGGTCGCCGAGCGCGTCGGGCAGCCAGAGCCCGATCATGCGGGCGGGCGTCCGCAGCAGGAACCGGTGAACGGCCTGGATCCGCTCCTCCTCGGACGTCGTGGAGATGCCCCCGCCGGCGCCGTCCAGCAGACCCAGCCTGGCCAGGAGGGCCAGCCATTCGCCCGCGTCGGCGGCGGCCTCCGCCCGCTCCTCCTCCAGGGACCGGGTGAGCAGCCCCAGGCCGTGGCGCAGGTCGACGTGGTCGCAGGTCAGCCGCGAGGCGGTGGGCGGGAGGTCGTGCGTGGTGGCGGTGGCGAGACAGTTCGCGCGCCACCGCTCGGGCGGGAGGGGCCGGCCCGTGCCTTCCCAGTCGCGTTCGAACCACAGGACGGACGTGCCCAGCACCCCACGCGCGTCGAGGGCCTCGCGCACACCCGGCTCGACCGTGCCGAGATCCTCGCCGATCACCAGGGCGCCGGCCCGTGACGCCTCCAGGACCAGGATCGCGAGCATGGCATCGGCGTCGTAACGGACGTACGTGCCCTCGGTCGGGGCCTGGCCCTGCGGTACCCACCACAGGCGGAACAGGCCCATGACGTGGTCGATGCGGAGGGCGCCCGCGTGGCGGAGGAGAGCGCGCAGGAGGTGGCGGTAGGGGGCGTAGCCGGACTCGGCGAGGCGGTCCGGGCGCCAGGGCGGCAGACCCCAGTCCTGGCCCCGGGAGTTGAAGGCGTCGGGGGGCGCGCCCACGGACATGCCGGAGGCGAAGTACTCCTGCTGGGCCCAGGCGTCGGCGCCGCCGGGATGTACGCCGACGGCCAGGTCGTGCACCAGACCGATCGGCATGCCGGCGTCGCGCGCGGAGCGCTGGGCGGTGCCGAGCTGGGCGTCGGTCAGCCAGGCCAGCCGGGTGTGGAAGTCGACGCGGTCCATCAGTTCCCCGCGTGCGCGGGCGGTCTCGGCGGAGCGCGGGTCGCGCAGGCCGGCCGGCCAGCGCTGCCAGTCGGAGCCGTAGACCTCGGCGAGCGCGCACCAGGTGGCGTGGTCCTCCAGCGCCTCGCCCTCCTCGGCGAGGAAGTCCCAGTAGGCGGCCCGCCGCCCGGGGCCGAGCGGCACGGCGCGTACCAG is drawn from Streptomyces bottropensis ATCC 25435 and contains these coding sequences:
- the malQ gene encoding 4-alpha-glucanotransferase: MAETPLARLAALCGVATSYSPSPDHTVAASDGAVVAALAALDVDASTPESVAAALAARERSLGERLLPPTVVHWTDGEPPAALTALPDGTRLRIETEQGELRSGIEELPPGVHALHATAPDGRTADAHLVVAPARLPAPPGRTYGLLVQLYSLLSQRSWGMGDLGDLAELTAWAGRALGAGFVQVNPLHAAVPGAPTDPSPYRPSSRRYPDPVHLRVEDVPEYPYALASPEERDRVGGLLERAVRLRESVLAKGELIDRDAVWALKREALDLVRAVPLGPGRRAAYWDFLAEEGEALEDHATWCALAEVYGSDWQRWPAGLRDPRSAETARARGELMDRVDFHTRLAWLTDAQLGTAQRSARDAGMPIGLVHDLAVGVHPGGADAWAQQEYFASGMSVGAPPDAFNSRGQDWGLPPWRPDRLAESGYAPYRHLLRALLRHAGALRIDHVMGLFRLWWVPQGQAPTEGTYVRYDADAMLAILVLEASRAGALVIGEDLGTVEPGVREALDARGVLGTSVLWFERDWEGTGRPLPPERWRANCLATATTHDLPPTASRLTCDHVDLRHGLGLLTRSLEEERAEAAADAGEWLALLARLGLLDGAGGGISTTSEEERIQAVHRFLLRTPARMIGLWLPDALGDRRPQNLPGTWDQYPNWRLPIADAEGRPATLEDLAASPRLYALVDVLRGVS